A genomic segment from Schistosoma mansoni, WGS project CABG00000000 data, chromosome 1 unplaced supercontig 0094, strain Puerto Rico, whole genome shotgun sequence encodes:
- a CDS encoding camp-dependent protein kinase type II-alpha regulatory subunit, putative — protein MTMTMKDEVVVPPGLRELLQELTVSILREHPDNLIQFAIDFLMMKKAASENRPNKTNESEDEDEEPMPIPPQRATRRAGVAAESYDPEKDDTSNVEKVVHPKTEEQRRRLAQATKDILLFRCLDDDQMKDVIDAMYERHVSPGEKVITLGEDGDNFYVIESGIYDIIVKVGNEEKTVGKYDNKGSFGELALMYNTPRAATILAKTEGVVWVMTREVFRSIVLKKAFEKRRLYEELLNQVPILESLSAYERMSIADALRTKIFKDNQQIIRQGDPGDEMFFVEEGKVRIKMKRSGETEEKEVAVIEKGGYFGELALLTSHPRAASAYADGQTKLAVLDVGSFERLLGPCLDILRRNIDDYEAKLKNIFGSLDKVPELRR, from the coding sequence ATGACAATGACGATGAAGGACGAAGTTGTCGTTCCCCCTGGTCTAAGGGAACTATTACAAGAGTTGACTGTGTCTATACTGCGAGAACACCCTGATAATTTAATTCAGTTTGCTATTGATTTCCTAATGATGAAGAAGGCGGCATCAGAAAATCGTCcaaacaaaacaaatgaaagTGAAGATGAAGATGAGGAACCTATGCCTATACCTCCACAACGAGCTACTCGAAGAGCTGGTGTAGCTGCGGAAAGTTATGATCCAGAAAAAGATGATACTTCAAATGTAGAGAAAGTTGTGCATCCTAAAACAGAAGAACAACGTCGACGATTAGCTCAAGCCACTAAAGATATTCTACTCTTTCGATGTCTTGATGATGATCAAATGAAAGATGTCATTGATGCCATGTACGAACGACATGTATCGCCTGGTGAAAAAGTAATTACACTTGGTGAAGATGGTGATAATTTTTATGTAATCGAAAGTGGAATTTATGATATCATTGTGAAAGTTGGTAATGAAGAGAAAACTGTTGGAAAATACGACAACAAAGGATCTTTTGGTGAATTGGCACTGATGTACAATACACCACGAGCTGCAACCATTTTAGCTAAAACTGAAGGTGTAGTTTGGGTAATGACACGTGAAGTTTTTCGTTCAATTGTATTGAAAAAAGCATTTGAAAAACGTAGACTATACGAAGAACTGCTTAATCAAGTACCAATCCTAGAAAGTCTCAGTGCTTACGAACGCATGAGTATTGCAGATGCACTAAGAACAAAAATCTTCAAAGATAATCAACAAATTATCAGACAAGGTGATCCAGGTGATGAAATGTTCTTTGTTGAAGAAGGTAAAGTACGCATTAAAATGAAAAGAAGCGGAGAAACAGAAGAAAAAGAAGTGGCTGTTATTGAAAAAGGTGGTTATTTCGGTGAATTAGCATTATTGACAAGTCATCCACGTGCTGCTTCAGCATATGCTGATGGTCAAACTAAACTTGCTGTATTGGATGTTGGAAGTTTTGAACGTTTACTTGGTCCTTGTTTAGACATTCTCAGAAGGAACATTGATGATTATGAAGCaaaactgaaaaatatttttggtaGTTTAGATAAAGTACCAGAATTAAGACGTTGA